A stretch of the Salminus brasiliensis chromosome 19, fSalBra1.hap2, whole genome shotgun sequence genome encodes the following:
- the guf1 gene encoding translation factor Guf1, mitochondrial has translation MQLLLRPLGSVLPLTGRLPRVKICRIKRRSEGSAQPCQPCTLIRHSWMKTGCVSAHCARQYSSSQHKHNTDMSEFPVERIRNFSIIAHIDHGKSTLADRLLEMTGAIAKTANNKQVLDKLQVERERGITVKAQTASLFYQHDGQTYLLNLIDTPGHVDFSYEVSRSISACQGVLLIVDANQGIQAQTVANFYLAFEAQLTIIPVINKIDLKNADPDRVEKQIEKIFDIPKDECIRISAKIGTNVDQVLQAVVNRIPHPTAKVEEPFKALVFDSTFDHYRGVVANIAIFGGQVCKGDKVVSAHMKKTYEVNQLGILRPDEHPTEKLYAGQVGYMIAGMKEVNEAQIGDTLYLHKQPVEALPGFKPAKSMVFAGIYPMDQSEYTTLRSAVEKLTLNDSSVTLQRDSSLALGAGWRLGFLGLLHMEVFNQRLEQEYNASVIVTAPTVPYKAVLSSPKLIKEYGKEIVTIVNPAQFPDKSQVVQYLEPMVNGTIITPDEFTGKIMSLCLSRRAIQKNMVYIDDHRVMMKYLFPLNEIVVDFYDQLKSMSSGYASFDYEAAGYEPAELIKIDFLLNGRPVEELTTIVHKDRAYSMGKAMCERLKESIPRQMFEIAVQASIGSKIIARETIKAYRKDVLAKCYGGDITRKMKLLKRQAEGKKKMRRIGNVEVPKDAFIHILKRK, from the exons ATGCAGCTCTTGTTGAGACCCCTGGGCAGTGTGTTACCTCTCACTGGCCGCCTGCCCCGTGTAAAGATCTGTCGAATAAAGCGGAGAAGTGAGGGGTCTGCACAGCCATGCCAGCCCTGCACTCTGATCCGACACAGCTGGATGAAGACGGGCTGTGTGTCTGCTCACTGTGCCAGACAGTACAGCTCCTCACAACACAAG CATAATACTGACATGTCAGAGTTTCCTGTGGAAAGAATAAGAAATTTTAGCATCATCGCCCATATAGATCATGGAAAAAGCACCCTGGCTGACAGGCTACTGGAGATGACCG GTGCCATTGCAAAGACTGCAAATAATAAGCAGGTGTTGGATAAGCTCcaggtggagagggagagaggaatcACTGTAAAGGCCCAGACTGCCTCTCTGTTCTATCAGCATGATGGACAGACATACTTACTCAACCTCATCGACACACCG GGCCATGTTGACTTCAGCTACGAGGTGTCCCGCTCCATATCTGCCTGCCAAGGGGTCCTGCTGATTGTAGATGCTAATCAG GGCATACAAGCACAGACAGTGGCCAACTTCTACTTGGCATTTGAAGCTCAGCTGACCATCATACCTGTTATAAATAAG ATTGATTTGAAAAATGCAGATCCTGACCGAGTGGAGAAGCAAATTGAAAAGATCTTTGATATTCCGAAGGATGAGTGCATCAGG aTCTCTGCTAAAATTGGCACAAATGTGGATCAagttcttcaagcagtggtcaACAGAATACCTCA TCCCACAGCTAAAGTCGAAGAGCCGTTTAAAGCACTGGTCTTTGACTCCACTTTTGACCACTACAGAGGAGTGGTGGCCAATATCGCTATATTTGGTGGACAGGTCTGTAAGGGTGACAAGGTCGTCTCGGCACACATGAAAAAGACGTATGAAGTCAATCAACTGGGAATACTTAGACCAGATGAACACCCCACAGAGAAACT CTATGCTGGACAGGTGGGCTATATGATAGCCGGGATGAAGGAGGTGAATGAGGCTCAGATTGGAGACACGCTGTATCTCCATAAACAGCCAGTGGAGGCGCTGCCGGGCTTTAAACCTGCTAAATCCATGGTGTTTGCAG GCATCTACCCAATGGACCAGTCTGAGTACACTACGCTGCGTAGTGCGGTGGAGAAGCTGACCCTTAATGACTCCAGCGTGACTCTGCAGAGAGACAGCAGCCTGGCTCTGGGGGCTGGGTGGAG GCTGGGGTTTCTGGGTTTATTGCACATGGAAGTGTTTAACCAGCGTTTGGAACAGGAGTATAATGCCTCTGTTATAGTAACAGCACCGACAGTGCCATACAAAGCTGTTCTGTCCTCTCCCAAACTCATAAAG GAGTATGGGAAGGAGATCGTGACCATCGTGAACCCGGCCCAATTTCCAGACAAGTCTCAGGTGGTACAATACCTGGAACCCATGGTTAATGGAACTATTATCACGCCTGATGAGTTCACTGGCAAGATCATGAGCCTCTGTCTG AGCCGCAGAGCCATTCAGAAGAACATGGTTTATATCGATGACCATCGAGTGATGATGAAGTATCTGTTCCCGCTTAATGAGATTGTGGTGGATTTTTATGACCAACTTAAGTCCATGTCCTCGGGATATGCTAG CTTTGACTACGAGGCTGCTGGATATGAACCGGCTGAACTGATTAAGATTGATTTCCTGCTCAATGGGAGACCAGTGGAAGAGCTCACCACTATTGTTCACAA AGACAGAGCATACAGCATGGGAAAAGCCATGTGTGAGAGGCTAAAGGAGTCCATCCCCAGACAGATGTTTGAGATTGCTGTGCAGGCATCCATTGGAAGCAAAATTATCGCCAGGGAAAC GATCAAGGCATATAGAAAGGATGTTCTAGCAAAATGT TACGGAGGAGATATCACACGGAAAATGAAACTGTTGAAGAGACAAGCTGAGGGCAAGAAGAAAATGAGGCGTATCGGAAATGTGGAGGTGCCGAAAGACGCTTTCATTCACATTTTGAAGAGGAAGTAG